In Chanos chanos chromosome 14, fChaCha1.1, whole genome shotgun sequence, the sequence gtatagtggtgcCTGTGTCAGTATAgcggtgcctgtgttagtgtagtggtgcctgtgttagtgtagtggtaccTGTTTTAGtatagtggtgcctgtgttagtgtagcggtgcctgtgttagtatactggtgcctgtgttagtatagtggtgcctgtgtcagtatagtggtgcctgtgttagtatagtggtgcctgtgttagtgtagcggTACCTGTtttagtgtagtggtgcctgtgttagtgtagtggtgcctgtgttagtatagtggtgcCTGTGTCAGTATAgcggtgcctgtgttagtgtagtggtgcctgtgttagtgtagtggtaccTGTTTTAGtatagtggtgcctgtgttagtgtagcggtgcctgtgttagtatagtggtgcctgtgttagtatagtggtgcctgtgtcagtatagtggtgcctgtgttagtgtagtggtacctgtgttagtgtagcggtacctgtgttagtatagtggtacctgtgttagtatagtggtacctgtgttagtgtagtggtgcctgtgttagtgtagtggtacctgttttagtgtagtggtgcctgtgtcAGTATAgcggtgcctgtgttagtgtagtggtgcctgtgttagtgtagtggtaccTGTTTTAGtatagtggtgcctgtgttagtatagtggtgcCTGTGTCAGTGTAGCGGTACCTGTTTTAGtatagtggtgcctgtgttagtgtaacgGTACCTGTTTTAGTGTagtggtacctgtgttagtgtagtggtgcctgtgtcAGTGTAGTGGTACCTGTTTTAGtatagtggtgcctgtgttagtgtagtggtgcctgtgttagtgtagcggTACCTGTTTTAGtatagtggtgcctgtgttagtgtaacgGTACCTGTTTTAGTGTagtggtacctgtgttagtgtagtggtgcctgtgtcAGTATAgcggtgcctgtgttagtgtagtggtgcctgtgttagtgtagcggTACCTGTTTTAGTGTagtggtacctgtgttagtgtagtggtacctgtgttagtgtagtggtgcctgtgtcAGTATAgcggtgcctgtgttagtgtagtggtgcctgtgttagtgtagcggtacctgtgttagtgtagtggtacctgtgttagtgtagtggtgcctgtgttagtgtagcggTACCTGTtttagtgtagtggtgcctgtgtcagtgtagtggtacctgtgttagtgtagtggtgcctgtgttagtgtagtggtgcctgtgttagtgtagtggtaccTGTGTTACTGTAGTGGTGCCTAAATGAGTATAGAATGATTTGACCTTCTGTGCCATTATaatgcaaaatgttttcttacAAATCCAaagtaaatttatttttaaaagaaaataaaagggaaaaaacgtATTTTTTAAAGTCACCCAAGCGGAAGACAGCAGTACTCTTGGATATAGGTCAGTCTGATCCAAAAGTGAAACTTTAGACAGCACTAcaacaatcactcactcactcactcattatctaagccgcttatcctaataaGGGtcgtgggggtgctggagcccatcccagcgctcatagggcgaaaggcggggaaacaccctggacaggtcgcccgTCCATCGCAGACTACAACAATCCCCCGCCTTAAATGCTTAAGTCACAATATTCACTCAAGACAAAGCCATGATTATGTTATAAGACCCAGGCAAGCAAACCTCTCCAAGTCTGTCTTACATAAAACCCATCCCGCTCAGAGTCTCAgctccctcctcctcactcattcacacacctgCCTGTCCATGAcatgagacaggagagagagaaagagagagggagagagagagagagagtgtgagggagggacagagagagagtgagacatatTGTCAGTCACTGGAGCTGAGTTAGGGGGAGATTATAGGAGTGGTGTTTAACATGTGAAGCACTGACATTTTGATCGTCACTTTGGACTCTTACACTACTGGCGTCTCTAAATTTTCAGCTTAAATCCAACGACCGTCATGATTTCAGATAGTCATTTGGGTTAAGCTTTGGGACTGTTTCTTTCAAATGGTCGGATTTCAGCTGAAAGCACTCAAGGAGCGATTGCAGTATTCACAAAGCTAAAACTTCTAGGATCTTCTTGCCCGTTCGCGTCTACCCATCTCTCCAGACATCACGACCGTCCGTCCCTCCAGCATGCGCGTTTCCACGCAGCTACGGCAGTCCTCAGAGCGCCAATACCATGTGGAGATGGACAGTGCTTAAGCGTGCGTCTGCGTGCTGGATTCTGTGTCTGCTGCTGGCCGTTCTTTTGAGCAATCCTGTGCCAGTTGTTTGCTGGAACAACAGCACGTTGCGAAGACCCAGAACAGACAACTCCACGGTTCCCGTCACTCTCACCGTCGGCGGTAGGCACGTGCGTAGTTACAGCCATCTCCAAGGAAACGTGCGCAGGCGGAAACTCTTCTCGTTCCAAAAGTTTTTCCTCAGGATAGATCAAACCGGGAAGGTTAACGGAACCAAGAACAAAGATGACCCCTACAGTGAGTCTAAATCACATTCTCGAATGATTTCAGCAATCACCGACCGTCAGCAGAGTTAATTATCTGACAAGAATTACCAtcttattatatatttattcgattaaaacaacagcaacaacaaaaacaaaactaaacttcaaaatgttttaatacaAAAATTAGACTGCAAATTTTCCCTAATTTACGGACAATTTAACGACTCTCTGCACCTTTTCCTGGTTTCTTACTCATTTACTCAATGTATTTTCACTCATTGTATTCTCTGGCTGACTCCTAAGAGGATTAAACCTAATAGAAAACACCGTGGTGGGTTACTTCCTCCACGTGAAAAATCTCAACTCAGGAAGAGCTTAGAAAATTGAAACAAGACTGTTTTGCGTGTGGCTGTGTCACTGTCGTGGTGTTCAGAGTAAAGCAGTAATTAATTAGCATATGGGATCCATATGCCGATAAGTgccttcctgtgtgtgtgtctctgcatgtgtgtgtgtgtgtgtttgtgtgtgtgtgcgtgcgtgtgcgtgcgtgtgcatgcgcttgcgtgtgtgtgtgtggctgtctgcACCCTTTCCAGTTCAGGCTGCCAATTCTATGTTGCAGGAAGGATCTGGTTTGTGAAACAGAAGCTTGTGAACCAATTCAGATATTTGAGTGTGGTCGTCTTGGCTGTGAGccatttcaaacacaatttATGTCTGGAAATGATCATTTTAGTTCTTTGAACCAAGCCTTTAGAGGCACCTACAGCACTATAGCACTGGCAACGTATTTCTACAGTTTTAGAGGCAGGAGTGCAACTTCTTATTCTTagagtcttttttgtttgtttttatcaagTTAAcaaatttttactttttgtcaGGTGATGcacagctctctccctctctttctctttctacctgtgtgtgtgtgtgagtgtgtttgcgtgcgtatgtgtatgtgtgtgcgtgtgtgtttgtatgtgtgtatgtgtgtgtgtgtgtgtaagtttgcgtgtgtgcatatgtgtgtgtgtgtgtgagttcatgtgctagtgcgtgtgcgtgtgcgtgtgtgtgtgtaagtttgcgtgtgtgcatgtgtgtgtgtgtgtgtgagttcatgtgctagtgcgtgtgcgtgtgtgtgtgtgggtgcgtgtgtgggtgtgcgtgtgtgtgtgtgtgtgtgtgtgtgcgtgggtgtatgtgtatgtgtgtgtgtgtgtgtgtgtatgtatgtgtgtgtgtatgtgtgtgtgtgtgtgtgtgtgtgtgtgtgtgggtacgtgtgtgtgtgtatgtgtgtgtgtgtgtgtgtgtgggtacgtgtgtgtgtgtgtgtatgtatgtgtgtgtgtgtatgtgtgtgtatgtgtaagtgtgtatgtgtgtgtgtgtgtgtgctcgtgtatgtgtgtgtgtatgtgtgtgagtgtgtgcgcgtttatgtgtgtgtgtatgtgtgtgtgtgtgtgtgtgtgtgtgtgtgtgtgtgtgtgtgtgggtgagtgcaGAGGGCAGACACATATTGTTTGATGCTCATGCTTCGATCTCTGGTGCTCCTCAGACTGACAGGATGTCAGAGGCTTTAGCAGCAGACAGACCATCTGGGGTGAGGGTGATTCAGTAAGGTCAGAGGTGTAGTTAGCTTGTTGTAGGAGATGAATTttccacaaacactgcagaaataatgttatgtgtatgtatgtcagtcaGATAAACTTTGGAAGTCTATCTGAATGTTTGGTCAAGTGTAAAGGCTTCACAGCAGTTTGAATTGTTTGGTCTGGTCTGTTTTAAAGAGCTTATATGTACAGTGTTTCCTCAGGATTTACGAGGATTCTCACACAGAACTATCCCACACACAACAGGCTTAGTGCTTAGAGCATGGGTGGCCAAAGTCCTACAGTCTTTTGTCCTCTCCATGAAAATACCATAATACAATATTTTGGCTTTATTGTCCTCCACTAGTTAGGAACGTAATACCATTCCTTGGAATTATCAGGAGAGGGGTTCACTACAGGCTTTGCTGACAGCGTGGGAGTCTCTCAGATGGTTCTATGGTGTTTAGAATCACTGGTTAAAAGACTCAGCTTATCCAAATGAGAAGCTTTGAACTGGCCGTCATTATGAGTAATATTCAGAAGTGCGCTGAGTCCATAATGTGCATATGCAATGATTTGGATTAAAGGTTAATCTTACAACCTTAAATGTTCTGTCACTGGAAATGTGAGAAATACCTGCTGTTTCCTGTTTAGAAATTTAGTATATGAGTCAGTATGACATTCAgtatgagagtcagtgtgaCATTCAGTATGAGAGTCAATATGACATTCAGTATGAGAGTCAATGTGACATTCAGTATATGAGTCAGTATGACATTCAGTACAAGAGTCAGTATAACATTCACTATGAGAGTCAGTATGGCATTCAATATGACATTCAGTATGACATTCAGTATGGCATTCAGTATGACAGTCAGTATGACATTCAGTATGGCATTcagtgtgagagtcagtgtgacattcagtgtgagagtcagtatgacattcagtgtgagagtcagtgtgacATTCAGTACGAGAGTCAGTATGACATTCACTATGAGAGTCAGTATGACAGTCAGAATGACATTCAGTACGAGAGTCAGTATGACATTCACTATGAGAGTCAGTATGACAGTCAGTATGACATTCAGTATGACATTCAGTGTGAGAGTCAGTATGACATTCAGTATGAGAGTCAGTATGAGAGTCAGTATGACATTCAGTATGACATTCAGTATGACATTCAGTATGAGAGTCAGTATGACATTCAGTGTGAGAGTCAGTATGACATTCAGTGTGAGAGTCAGTATGACATTCAGTACGAGAGTCAGTATGACGTTCACTATGAGAGTCAGTATGACATTCAGTACGAGAGTCAGAATGACATTCAGTACGAGAGTCAGTATGACATTCACTATGAGAGTCAGTATGACATTCAGTACGAGAGTCAGTATGACATTCAGTATGACAGTCAGTATGACAGTCAGTATGAGAGTCAGTATGACATTCAGTATGAGAGTCAGTATGACAGTCAGTATGACAGTCAGTATGACATTCAGTATGACATTCAGTATGACATTCAGTATGAGAGTCAGTATGACATTCAGTATGACATTCAGTATGAGAGTCAGTATGGCATTCAGTATGAGAGTCAGTATGACATTCAGTATGAGAGTCAGTATGACATTCAGTATGAGAGTCAGTATGACATTCAGTATGAGAGTCAGTATGGCATTCAGTATGAGAGTCAGTATGACATTCAGTATGAGAGTCAGTATGACATTCAGTATGAGAGTCAGTATGGCATTCAATGTGAGAGGCTGAGGATAAAGCAGGATGGGCGTGGCCACAGTGCCAGTGTCTGTTGAGGAAGTGCCCTCAGATCTATTATATGGTTATCATACTAACATACACATAGGTGAATATGGTGGACTGAACCTGCTGGTGTGCTCTGGGAAGCAAACACGGATTTAAATGTACCTTCACATATATTGTCCTCAGCTGTTCACCTAAACAACTGTAGTTGTTCACCTCAGTTGGCTCTAAACACAAAGGCTTGGAAATCATTTATTCTTGAAAAAGTCGGTTTCTCATTGAGCTAGAAGGTACTTTTGGTGTGGGGTTTTGGCAGACGACTGTGGAAAATGTGCAGCAGTACTCCTGAGGGGATAACGAGTCAGAGCTGCGAAACAGCATTTAGCAAAAGCAAATGGAGCGTATCACATCAGCTGCACACTCCCAGTCATAAACAACACGCAAAGCAGTGCAAGGGGAGAGCCAAAATGTCTGCTGCACACTCCCagtcataaacaacacacaaagcagTGCAAGGGGAGAGCCAAAATGTCTGCTGACCTGCAGGGCACAGTTGTTTTTTCATGAGTGTATTTTATGGATGTAGTTTGAATGAAGTAACACACATGTTGTTGTCAGGTCTGTAAAAAGCTGAGGGAGACTTTGAAGCATATTTGTGCtgttgagtttgtctgtgtaagTGAGCCCACTGGGAATCAACACCGTGCCCTGTCTCAAGGCTGAGGTTTTAAATGCAGATGGAATGTTGTCTGAtactggttttgtgtgtgtgtgtgtgtgtgtgtgtgtgtgtgttcatggggCCCCAGTTCATCCCTCTCCCTTTGATCACTGGTCACTGAAGTCTTCTAATcctgtactgtctgtctgtctgtctgtctgtcgtctTCATTCTTCCTTTCTGCCTTtcatcttttcctctgtttacaTTGAGTGTAGAGTCATTGTTAGATAGTCTTACCATTTCGCTCCATCACTGCAACCCGACCTGGGCCCAGAGCAgttctctcacctctctcaggccttttgtgtctgtctgtgtcacagctTCACAGCACTGAGCCCCTGTCACCCAGAGGGAACTATAGTCACATCAGGCAATGACACAAGAGACCAGAGAAGGATTTCCACAGGGAGACCTGATCATTCTTTGTTCAttctacacacagagagacagacacacacacatacacacttagaAATTCTGAATTAAACTTAAAAATGgaagaatacaaaaaaagaaaaaaagtttccagAAAAACATCCCCTCTAGAATCTTCACAAAAAGCAGTGGTGACACAGTGATCTTTCAGCAGTTGATTTCAGATCACaggacaggcctgtgtgtgtgtgtgtgtgtgtgtgtgtgtgtgtctgtgttgaagGTTTCAGTAAAAAAATGGGAAGTGGAATTAATACCTTATTAAACACTGACAAGAGTCAGAAGTCATATCAAAAGGAAACATAACCTGTAACCTCTGATATATGACATATATCATATATctctcacaaaacaacaaacgaTATctctcacaaaacaacaaacgaTATctctcacaaaacaacaaactatATCTCTCACAAAACAGCAAACTTTAACACGTTTCTCCTTAAAGCCAAGAGCAGGACAAAGAAATATTTGGGGTTAAAATTGCCTCAGTCTTGGGGAATACTTTATCCTTCCAGAACACAAAGTTTAGTTTTATgactatgtttttttgttttatttatttttatttttatttggggTTTTTAGATGATCAGTTTCTTTGGGTTTCTGGATGTTCAGAATACTATGTAAGGGTTTACagtgtgactgtgggtgtgttgttttttcctgttgacACTATGAACCTTCCTGTTCTGACCATCCCAGGTATTATGGAAGTCACATCAGTGGATGTGGGTGTTGTAGCAGTCAGAGGACTCCACAGTGCCCGTTACCTCGCCATCAGCAAGAAGGGAGAACTGTATGGGGCAGTAAGTCTGATTTCTGAACCATAATTTCTCTGTATTACTTTGAAGCTGTTTTGGAGTATAATTAGAACTGATTTCAAATATGAGTAAACATAGTTCTTCATGAGAAAGATGAATTTGTACTGTGTGGCCAGAATAGCATCTAAATACTCTAAAGCTCTTTTATATCTGTTCATCTGAACCAAAAGCTGTTTAATGTCAATTCAGATCTGATTCACCTTCTTTAGAGAGGTAAGTTAGTTTTTGTGTGACTGGAGGATAGTTTGTAAGTCTTTGTGTGATTGGAGGATAGTTTGTAAGTCTTTGTTTGATTGGAGGATAGTTTGTAAGTCTTTGTTTGATTGGAGGATAGATTGTAAGTTTTTGTGTGATTGAGGGATAGTTTGCAAGTTTTTGTGTGATTGGAGGATGGTTTGTAAGTCTGTGCATGATTGGAGGATAGTTTGTAAGTCTTCACACGATTGGAGGATAGTTTGTAAGCCTTTGCATGATTGGAGGATAGTTTGTAAGTCTTTGTGTGATTGAGGGATAGTTTGCAAGTTTTTGTGTGATTGGAGGATGGTTTGTAAGTCTTTGTGTGATTGAAGGATGGTTTGTAAGTCTTTGTGTGATTGAAGGATGGTTTGTAAGTCTTTGTGTGATTGGAGGATGGTTTGTAAGTCTTTGTGTGATTGAGGGATAGTTTGTAAGTCTGCGTGATTGGAGGATGGTTTGTAAGTCTTTGTGTGATTGGAGGATAGTTTGTAAGTCTTTGTGTGATTGCAGGATGGTTTGTAAGTCTTCGCGTGATTGGAGGATGGTTTGTAAGTCTTTGTGTGATTGGAGGATAGTTTGTAAGTCTTTGCGTGATTGGAGGATAGTTTGTACGTTTTTGCATGATTGGAGGATAGTTTGTAAGTTTTTGTGCAATTGGAGGATAGTTTGTAAGTCTTTGTGTGACTGGAGGATAGTTTGTAAGTCTTTGTGTGATTGAAGGATGGTTTGTAAGtctttgtgtgattgtgtaagTCTTTTCTGCGGCAGCAGACTGACTGAAACTCTGTGAGCAGCTGAATTGTGGCGATGTAAATATCACACCATTATTAGCCACAGAATGAGTCACAGCCACTCTTGTGGGCCTGAGTGCTACTTTGTGACAAAGCATTTAGGATTAAAGCATGTAGGATTAAAGGCTCTCCTCGACTACACCTGATGTGGCTATATAATTATATAACCATGGAATCATATAAATGTGCCCAAAGTTTAGATGATCTAGTCTTAAAGTGATGTTTGAACATTCTCAGTGTCATAATAAATTCTGtgagagtttatgtgtgtgtgatttttcagAGAAATTATGGGATTAACTGTCGACTGAAAGAGCGAATTGAGGAGAATGGCTATAACACTTACGCATCTGCTGAGTGgagatacagaaagaaacagatgttTGTGGGTCTCAGTCCAAATGGAAAACCTCTCCGAGGAAAGAAAACACGGAGGAAGAATATGGCTACACACTTCCTCCCCGTCCTGCCCTGAGAGTTTCCCTCAACACTGAGATTATGACAGTTTCAAACTCCCAACACTGAGATTATGACAGTTTCAAAGTCCCAACACTGAGATTATGACAGATTTAAACTTTCAACATGGAGATTGACAGTTTTAAACTCCCAACACTGAGATTATGACAGATTTAAACTCTCAACATGGAGATTATGACAGTTTTAAACTCTCAACACTGAGATTATGACCATTTAAACTCTCAACACTGAGATTATGACAGTTTTAAACTCCCAGCACTGAGATTATTACAGTTTCAAACTCTCAACACTGAGATTATGACAGTTTTAAACTCTCAACACTGAGATTATGACAGTTttaaactgacacacaaacagcggCTCACAGTCTTgtctatatttttatttaaactttaTGGAACAGAGATCCAGCTGGAGTCCTTCTGGAActagggccttttttttcttttggatgtttttttttgggggggggggggggggggtcctcacTGGTCACTCTGGGATCTGAACCAGTCTGTGTCAGGTCCTCTGGCATCAGCTCTAATGTCTGAACCTCCTGCAGCACTACAGAAGGCACCACTCCACATAGACGTAGCCTGTTTGGGCAGGGGAAGTACATTTATGTGGAATTCTTCACGTCTGAGGCGCAGGATGGTCTGTCCCTCGTCGTGCCAAAGCATTTAACTGTTGTGGACACTGAGCTGTATTGCTGTGAAGCAAATCATTGTGTGGAACCAAAACACGTTTCAAAATGGTATTAATATATTTCAGTCTCATCACAAAAGGCTTCATAACGGACAAACGCAGAGTATAATATGACTTTATGGCTTTATCAGACTCTGACTACAGCAAAGAGGGAGTTGGGATCACCTTTAATGAGTATCATTGCTTCTGAATGCTttgaaatgaattatttatttcCATAATATTTAaatggagatttaaaaaaaaacatataaactgAACAACTTGTCTTTActactgtgatttttttttttaaatttcttccTTCCCTTTTTCCTTTAATTTAGAATGAAAACCTTGAGATGTCACAAAAAAATCCTTCGTCGTCttgaaattatttaaataaagtgtCATTTGTctatcagtttttgttttgttttttttcttttaacaaagtTGCTTTTGTTGACTCACCTTTTGCACTGCTTACACAACACATGAATATTTTCCGAGACTCCTGTTACGAGAAACACAAAATAACGGAAAATAACAGAAGCTATCTCCTATCAGAATGACTCTAGCGTGTCTCTGCCGATAGAGCGCGTTCCTGTAATGCAACGCGTTTTGAAAGCAGTGGAAAATGACTGGAGGGTACAGTATTAATGAGGGTTTATTTTAGAGGGGCGCAGCTAACACATATCTTGCAAGCCTTCGCTGCTAACAGCACCCAGGGAATTCAGGCACAGTCGGTTATACAGGGTCAAGCGTGTGCGGTAAAACAGATGACAATAACAATGATTTACTCAAGGGAGATTTCGCTGGTATATTCATATGGTTCACTGAGTTGCGTGCTGGAGGTacgtttgtatttgtattctttTGTCGTTTTAACAAGAATTTTACAAATTAAAGTTTTTCTACCcaacattcacattttattttaattaaagttACGTAAGTAGTTGTATTTAAGGAGTCCGTATCAGAATGGAAAAGCTGTCAGAGGCTATTGGATACAGGGTTAAGGGTTAGAGGTTTTCAGCTTggcaggaaagagaagaaatgttCCCGGAAGTAGAAAACGTTAACCTCGCGACAGTCACGTTGTCTACAGTGCTCCCATAGTTTCTGCATTGGAAATGCCAGACAACATGGGGGAAGTGGGCAAAGATACGGATCGACCCAAACTTATCGATGCCAAAGGCATTCTCAAACAGAACCGAGAATTCCTTGATTTCTTCTGGGACATTGCCAAACCCGAGAGAGAAACCCGACTTAGAGCCATCGAAAATCTCGTTGCGTACCTGAAACACGGCGAGAAGGTGAGACGGTTTCCCTTGTTTTCTTAATTTCCCACGACCAGTGTGTGTTAACAAGCCACACACTCGTGAATTTAATAGCCAGCAGAGTTGGCATGAAAAGTGCCGTTTTAGATGGCTACATTGTTGGCGGCAGTGTTTTTCACGCAAAGGCAAACACACTACACGTTTTTTCACCCACGTGGGTTGAACATGCTTGAATGTTTGCCTGGACACCATCAAATCGTATTTGTCTTCATGAAATCCACTCTTTGTTAACGTGTCAGCCAATTCACTTTGGTTTCAGtcttgtgtttgatgtgttcacGGCTGTTCACGTACAAGTCGTCAGTCCTCATTGTCGTGTTGATTTATCATGCATGTGGTGGTCAAATGACAGCCGGATGAACTGAAATACACCTTGAAGAGGCTCGTGGATGGTCTCTCGCACACTAGAGAAGAGGCACGGACTGGATTCAGCGTAGCGCTCGCGCAGGTATGTTCCAAAAAAAGACCGCAAGGCGCATATGGCTATTTCTTGTTCCTTTCAAATGCTTATAAAGCGCACTGTGTGGAGAGAGCGAAAGCTTGGCTCAGTGAGGCTTTAGTCGTTACAGTTGGCAGGCCTTGCCACGGTTCCCTACAGCAGTTTAAAGTTATGATACTCAGTTCCTTTAAACTGCTTCTTTGCTGGTTGTGGTTAAAGGTTTTGAGTGCGTTTGA encodes:
- the fgf10b gene encoding fibroblast growth factor 10b; the encoded protein is MWRWTVLKRASACWILCLLLAVLLSNPVPVVCWNNSTLRRPRTDNSTVPVTLTVGGRHVRSYSHLQGNVRRRKLFSFQKFFLRIDQTGKVNGTKNKDDPYSIMEVTSVDVGVVAVRGLHSARYLAISKKGELYGARNYGINCRLKERIEENGYNTYASAEWRYRKKQMFVGLSPNGKPLRGKKTRRKNMATHFLPVLP